Proteins co-encoded in one Oncorhynchus clarkii lewisi isolate Uvic-CL-2024 unplaced genomic scaffold, UVic_Ocla_1.0 unplaced_contig_9791_pilon_pilon, whole genome shotgun sequence genomic window:
- the LOC139393698 gene encoding uncharacterized protein produces the protein MFQRTHDLTFTAPCPINLYPSPSTSPTQSLPTPQLPQSHSTNLYLSPNPPTTTQSTSTHLYSSPTPPTSTPVHLHPPLPQAHSTHLYPSPPPPTSIPVHLHPPLSQSTSTHLYPSPPPPTSTPVPLHPPLSQSTSTHLYPSPPPPNSTPVPLHPPLPQSTSTHLYPSPPPPTSTPVHLHPPLPQSHSTHLYPSPPPPTSIPVHLHPPLPQSTSTHLYPSPTPPISIPVHLHPPLSQSTSTHLNPDPLHPPLPQSTSTPPLPQSTSTLLYPSPAPPTSTPVHLHPTSTPVHLHPPLPQSHSTNLYPSPLHPPLPQSHSTNLYPSPLHPPLSQSTSTHLYPSPTPTNLYPSPTPPTSTPVHLHPPLPQSHSTHLYPSPPPPTSTPVPLHPTLPQSTSTHLYPSPTPPTSTPVPLHPPLPQCYSTHLYPSPPPPTSTPVPLHPPLPQSHSTHTPLSQSQSHSTNL, from the exons atgtttcagaggacgcatgacttgaccttcaCCGCCCCTTG CCCCATCAACCTCTATCCCAGCCCCAGCACCAGCCCCACCCAATCTCTACCCACCCCACAACTACCCCAGTCCCACTCCACCAACCTCTACCTCAGTCCCAATCCACCCACCACTACCCAA TCCACCTCCACCCACCTTTACTCCAGTCCCACTCCACCCACCTCTACCCCAGTCCACCTCCACCCACCTCTACCCCAGGCCCACTCCACCCACCTCTACCCCAGTCCACCTCCACCCACCTCTATCCCAGTCCACCTCCACCCACCTCTATCCCAGTCCACCTCCACCCACCTCTACCCCAGTCCACCTCCACCcacctctaccccagtccccctCCACCCACCTCTATCCCAGTCCACCTCCACCCACCTCTATCCCAGTCCACCTCCACCCAACTCTACCCCAGTCCCACTCCACCCACCTCTACCCCAGTCCACCTCCACCCACCTTTATCCCAGTCCACCTCCACCCACCTCTACCCCAGTCCACCTCCACCCACCTCTACCCCAGTCCCACTCCACCCACCTCTACCCCAGTCCACCTCCACCCACCTCTATCCCAGTCCACCTCCACCCACCTCTACCCCAGTCCACCTCCACCCACCTCTACCCCAGTCCCACTCCACCCATCTCTATCCCAGTCCACCTCCACCCACCTCTATCCCAGTCCACCTCCACCCACCTCAACCCAGACCCACTCCACCCACCTCTACCCCAGTCCACCTccaccccacctctaccccagtccacctccaccctcctctaccccagtcccgctccacccacctctaccccagtccacctccaccccacctctaccccagtcCACCTCCACCCACCTCTACCCCAGTCCCACTCCACCAACCTCTACCCCAGTCCACTCCACCCACCTCTTCCCCAGTCCCACTCCACCAACCTCTACCCCAGTCCACTCCACCCTCCTCTATCCCAGTCCACCTCCACCCACCTCTACCCCAGTCCCACTCCCACCAACCTTTACCCCAGTCCCACTCCACCAACCTCTACCCCAGTCCACCTCCACCCACCTCTACCCCAGTCCCACTCCACCcacctctaccccagtccccctccacccacctctaccccagtcccactccaccctactctaccccagtccacctccacccacctctaccccagtcccactccacccacctctaccccagtccccctCCACCCACCTCTACCCCAGTGCTACTCCACCCACCTCTACCCCAGTCCACCTCCACCCACCTCTACCCCAGTCCCACTCCACCCACCTCTACCCCAGTCCCACTCCACCCACACACCTCtatcccagtcccagtcccactccACCAACCTCTAA